GCACGGCATGGGCCACCGCCTCCCGCGCGATCTCCAGAAGCGTCTGTCGATCCTCTTCCCCCAGCGGGGGATCCGGCGCGCGGGCGAAGCGGATGGCCGCGTAGCCCACCACGTGATCCTTCCGCCTGTAGGGGACATCGCTGGAGTTGGCGTATTTCAGCAGGCTGGCGTGGACCGCGCCGGTGCGCCGGGCGTAGGCCATGGCGGTGCGCACGGGCCCCTCGCCGCACATCAGCGTCGCCAGCCCGGGGATCCGGCGGGCCATCCATTCCGCAATGGTGTGACGGAGCAGATCGTCGTCTAGGGAGAGGATGGCGCCGATGGCGTTGAGATCCACCTGGCGGGCGTGCTCATCCCGCGGGTAGTGGGAGAGATCGCTGCTGGCGATGACGATCGCGCGACGCCCCGCGAGGGCCCGGGCCAGGGCCTCCGCCAGGGCTTCGATGTTCTCCAGAGAAGGCTCCCCGATCATCACCGGGACGAAGCGGAGGTCCGGGAACAGGCGCTGGAGGAAGGGGAGCTCGACCTCGATCGAATGCTCCTCAAGGTGCACCTCGGGGACGAAACGGAGGGGCGGGCCGGCGGCCAGCAGGGCATGGGCCAGCTCCTCATCGATGGGGATCTCCCCCAGAGGGGTCCGCCACGCCCCCCGGGCCCAGACGGAGATCTCGTGGAAAAAGGGCTCCACGTGATTGGTGCCCAGAACCACCACCGCATCGTAGGATCGGCCCGCGAGCTGTTTGAATCCCCACGCGGCCACATGGCCCGAGTAAATGTAGCCGGCGTGGGGGACGATCAGGGCCGCGGGCTCCGGGTCGTAGCGCGGAGCCTCCGCGAGCAGGCGATCCACCATCTCGGCCAGCGCCTCTGGATCCGCCGGATAGAAGGCTCCCGCCACCGCGGGTTCCCGGATCTCCATCTTCCCGCGCGTCATGTCCGTTCCTTTCCTGGCCCAGACAAGCTCACCGGGAAGCCGGTGCGTTCAGGGCTCCCCCTTCGCGGGGGCCCTTTACATGATCGCGATCTCCCAATCCACCACCATCACATCCGGCCGATTGGTTTCGATCCAGCGGACCGCGCTTTCCAGGATCGCGTGGGTGTGCCCGGCATCCGTGGAGATCGTCGCCAGGCCCAGGCGAGCCGACTGGGGGAAGTCCTGATGGTCGATCTCAGCGGCCGCCACGTTGAAGGCCTGACGCAGATGGGCGATCAGGGACTTCATCACGCTGCGCTTGTCCTTCAGGGACAGCGCGCCCGGCAGATGCAGATCCACCATGCACGTGCCGACGACCATGAGACATATCCTCAAAAGAGTTCAGCGGACCGGACCCCCGCCTGCCGGAGAACGCTGAGGCGCTCCCGCCATTCCGGGATCCGGCGTCGCTCCTCGGGGGTCAGAGCCCCGGGCTGCGCCTCGATGGCGAGGAGGCGCCGGAACGCCGCCACGATCGCCGCGGCCGCCTCTTCGAAGGTCACGGGACGGCCGGCGGCCTCCCGAAGGGTGATGGCCCGGCGTCGAAGCCGCTCGGGGTCCGGCCCGTTCCTGAGATAGGCCGCGATCGCGCCGGGATCCCCTTCCAGAGGAAGCGAGCCGTGCTGAAGGACCACGCCGCGGTGACGCCACTGGGCGCTTCCCATGATCTTCCGCCCGCCGATCGTTACCTCGTAATCCGTCGGCGTCTCAAAACAGACAAAGCCATCCCCCCGGGCGGCCGGATCGAGGCGGGGAGCTAAGGCGACCCCCGAGATCCCCAGATCGCGCAGGGCCTGAACGAAAGCCTCCGCGAACCGGCGGAACGTCTCCAGCACCCCGCCCGCCGCGCGGGGGTCCGTCTCGGGGAAGACGAGGCTATAGGTCAGCTCCCCCGCGTGAAGGATCGCCCGTCCGCCGGTGGGCCGCCGGACCACCTCCACGCCATCCATCCGGCAGCGGGTGAGATCCACTTCATCGACCGGCTGGCGACGCCCCAGGCTCAGGCAGGGCGGATCCCAGCGATAGAACCGCAGGGTGGGCGGCGCCTCGCCCTCCGCCACCGCCTCCACGATCGCCACATCGATGGCCATGTTTGTCGCCCCATCCGCGGGGGGCGACCAGAGCAGGCGCCAGCAGGCAGTAGGGAAGCTCACGGTCGGGACAGGCGATCCTGCAACCATTCGATGAGGATCTCCTCCAGCTCCTGACGGCACTCTTCGAGGGTCCGCCCCGTGGCGTAGACCTCCGGGTAAACCTCGATCTCCCCATAGTAAGTGCCATCTTCCAGCTGGCGGTAACGCGCCCTCTCCATGGCTGCTTCAACCAGCGCAGAAAACATCGAGTGTCTCCCGGATCATGAAGATCTCATATCCATTTTAACGCACCCATCCGTTTCCCTCCGCAACAGAGCTCCCGATGTTCATCCTCTCCCGGCGTCCTGCTCAGCCCCGTAACTCCGTCATCTTCCTCTGAACCCGGGTTGCCCGATCTCCACGGGATCCAGCACGCCATGCACTAAAATACGAAGAGCAACTCCCCTGCCGGAGGTGCGGATGCGCGCTTGCGCGACCTTCTCCATCGTCGCCTTCGATCCTGCCCGCCAGGAGTGGGGCGTGGCCGTGGCTTCCAAGTTCCTGGCGGCCGGAGCGGTGGTGCCCTGGGCCCGGGCCGGCGCTGGGGCCGTCGCCACACAGTCCTACGCCAACACCCGCTTTGGGCCAGAGGGGCTCGCGCGGATGGCCCAGGGGCTCTCCGCCGAGGAGACGCTGGCCGCCCTCCTGGCGGAAGATCCCGAGCGGGAGAAGCGTCAGGTGGGCCTGGTGGACCGTCAGGGGCGTGCCGCGGCCTTCACCGGCTCCGAGTGCCTGCCATGGGCTGGCCATCGGATCGGCGAGGGGTTCTGCTGTCAGGGGAACCTGCTGGTGGATGAACGCACCCTGGAGGCGATGGCCGAGGCCTTCGTGAACGCTTCCGGGGAGCTCGCCGATCGCCTGGTGGCCGCCCTGCTGGCCGGAGACCGCGCCGGCGGCGACCGGCGCGGCCGCCAGTCCGCCGCCATCCTGGTGGTCCGCGAGGGGGGCGGCTACGGCGGCTTCAACGATCGCTACATGGATCTGCGCGTCGATGATGACCCGGACCCGGTGGTGAAGCTGAGGGATCTGGTGGAGCTGCATCATCTCTATTTCGGGACCCCTCGGCCGGAAGACCTCCTCCCTATCGACGAGGCCCTGGCCCGGGAGATCCAGCGTTTGCTGCGACACACCGGCCACTATTCCGGCGAGATCACAGGGGTTTACGATGAAGCCACACGGCGCGCCCTGGAAACCCTGTTCGGGATCGAGAACCTGGAGGAACGCTGGCAGCCGGGGGATCGCATCGATCGGGTGGCCTGGGAATTCCTCCGCCGCCGGTTCGGCATGGGATAAGATCCCGGTTCACGTCCAGAATAGGGGTGGGTCGCCTCCGGCGACCCACCCGGTCTCGAGGGGCAATCCGCGGCGTGGCTCCATGCCCCTTCGCCAAGAAGCGAGCAAGATCGGCAGCGGCCTCATTGTGTGGGATCTTCAGAACGGCTCCCCAGCAGGAACCCGCACAGGCGCAACGGGAGCGGGCACGTGCCTCCTGTGGGCCGCCAGATAGGCGTTTACCACCAGATCCATCAGACCGCTCACCCGCACGCCCAGGCCGTAATACTCACTCAGATCCCCCAGCTGCAGACGGCAGTTATCGCATGAAGCCACCACAACCCGGGCGCCCGTCTGGCGGATCTGCTCCACCTTGCGGCGCCCGGCCCGCATGCGCTTCTCATACCACTCGGGAACCGCCACCAGGCCGGCCCCGCCGCCGCAACAGAAGTTCTCCGCCCGGTTGGGGGTCATCTCCCGGAAATCCTGAACGACCGCCCGCAGGATGATCCGGGGCTCCTCCAACAGGCCGCCGTTCCGACCCAGGTTACAGGAATCGTGATACGTGACCGGCTCCGGGTTCGCCGATGGATCCAGCGGCAGGCGGCCCTGCTGGATCCACTCCGCTGCCGCCTCGATGATGCTGCGGACGCGGAAGGGGAAATCCTCGAACCAGTTCGGCGCCTCCCAGCGCAGAACCGTATACGCGTGGCCGCACTCGGCCAGGATGATCTCCTTCACGCCCAGCCGTCGCGCTTCATTCACAATTCGCTGAGCGATCGCCCGGGCGCGCTGGATATCGGCCAGGAAGTATCCATAATTGGCCGCCTCGAACATGCTCAGGGTCCAGTTCGCCCCGACCGCGTGGAAGAGGATCGCCGCCGGCAGGATGGTATGGGCACCGGAGAGGGCGACATACAGGATCTCCGCCCCTGCCTTCTCCACCGGGATGCGGGCATCCGGATCGCCGGTTTGCTCCTGCAGCTCCCGTTCCAGATCGCGGATCTGATCGATATAGAACTCCCGGAAGAACTCCAGGTTCTCCTCCCGGGCGATCGCCGCGTCGGCGAGCTGCATGAGCATCTCGGGGGCCTTTCCGGCGGCCGTCAGCATGGCACGAGCTGCCCGCATGATGAGCGCCGTATCCACCCCCATCGGGCAGTTCATTGTGCAGCGCCGGCAGAGGGTGCATGCGCCGAAGGCGATCTCTGCCAGTTCCTCCAGATCGGCCTCAGTCAGATCCTTCGCCCCCACCCACCATGGGAACCAACGGCCGATGGGGTCATGAAGACGCCGGTAGAAGCGACGGACCGCCTCGGCCTTGGCCGCGGGGGCGTGGCGAAAATCGGGCTCGGCAGCGAACACGTGGCACGATTCCGCGCAGATCCCACAGCGCGCGCAGACCTCCAGAGCGGTCAGCAGCCGCCGGTCCAAGGACCGCTCAAAAACGGCCAACGCTCGCTGCACACGCTCGCTCATTCGGGTCCTCCTATCCCAGCACCGCTCGTCGGCCATAGAAGAGGCCGAAGAAGAACCGGGAGAAAAAGAAATAGAGGCAGTGCCGGATCTTGGTAAGGGGGATAGCGATCAGGGTCAGCGCAGACAGGGCGTAGAACGCCCCCGTCCAGCGCGGATCCGCCCAGAACGCCATGCCTGCCGCCTGCCATACCGTCACCAGGGCCACCGCGGCATAGTCATCCGGGTGGCTGAGGGCCCGGAGCCGCTCATCGAAGATCCGCATCATGATCCCGATCAGGCCGCCTGCGGCTCCAATCCCGGTGAGAACCAGGCCGGCCGGGGCGATCGAGGCCGGGAGGGAGAGCCGCCAGGGGCTGATCGCCAGCGTGGCCAGCGTGGCGAAGATCCCAAGGTGGAAGAGCACTCCCCGCAGATAGGGGAGAAGATGTCGTCGGGTGCTCTCCTTCGCCCAGGGCATCATGCCCCAGGTGAACGCGTAGACGACGCCCCGCCATGCGGGGCCCCGGGGCGGGGCCCGATCCGGCCGGTAGGGACGGGCCAGCAACCCGTAAAGCCGCCAGCCCAGCCCCCCGATGCCCAGGCCCAGCGCAATGAGGACGATCCATCCCCACAGCGCGGTCGTGCTCATTTCAGCCTCCGCACCACGAAGCGAATGACCTTGTCCTGCTTCTCCATGGTCACCAGTTCGTTGCCCGTGCTCCGGCACCACGCCGGGATGTCGGCCATCACCCCCGGATCCGTCGCGTAGGCCTCGATGATCCCTCCGATGGGAACATTCTTGATGGCCTGGTTGATCTTCACCACCGGCATCGGGCACAGCAAACCTTTGAGGTCCAGGGTGAGGTCAGCTTTCACCTCCATCACGCACCTCCTGAAGAGGGATCCGGCTCTTTCGGGATGTAAGGAAACCGTCCATGGTTAGGGGGCTGTCGAGGCCAGCCCCTCAACCCCGCCCACCCCAGAGAAGGGAGAGCGTGCGCGCCAGAGGTTTCAGATGAACAGCGTGATCTTCGAACGCGAAGCCTCCTCTAGGAATGTAGCTACGCCCACCACATCCTGGACCTCGTCGATCAGATCCTCCCGACGGATCTCCATCACCTCCATGCTCATCTGGCAGGCCAGCATGCGGACCCCGAGCTCGGCGGCCAGCTGGCGCAGCTCCGGCAACGACGTCACGTTGTGCGCTTTCATCATCTTCTTGAACATCCATCGGCCCAGGCCCCCGAAGTTCATCTTGCTGGGCCCCACCCCGTTGATGTCTTTCAGGAAAACGCCCAGCATCCGGCCGAACAGGCTGCGCCCCGTGGGGGTCTGTTTCTTGATGGCCTGCAGACCCCAGAAGGTAAAGAACATCGTGACGTCCATTCCGGAGGCCGCCGCGCCCGTGGCGATGATGAACGCGGCCATCAAGCGATCCATGTCGCCGCTGAACACGACCATGGAAAGCCGATTCGGAACCTCCCGCTCCGAATGCATCGCGGCCGCCTCTGCGACCTGTTCCAGAGCCATCGAGACCTCCTCCCAGGGTTAGCCAGCCATGCGCTGGTAAAGATGGATTCGATCCATCAGGACCGCCCGCATCAGATCCAGCGCCTGGATCACCCGGTGATCCGCCAGGGCGTATTCCACCATCCCGCCCCGGCGGGTGGGGATCACCAGACCTTTGGAGGCCAGCACCCGGAGGTGACGGGCCACCGTGGACTGGGGAAGGCCCAGTGCCCGGGCCAGCGCCGTTCCGGTTTGAGGTCCGTCTGCCAGTTCGTAGAGGATCAGGATCCGCGTGGGGTCCGCCAGCCCGGCACAGATCTCGGCATGAAGCTGGTGGATCTCCTGTCGCGTCGGTCGCTCCATACCTTCTCTTCCTCCGGTTAACAGGATAACCGGAAAGCCGCCCGACGGGTTGCGGATTTCGTCACAATTTCTCGTGCATAAAATCACAGCGTCGCCTCATTTTGGATTATCGGGGATATCGAAAATCGGGCGGGCTTTTTGCCCCATGGATTTTTGGAGATGCGGGGGGACTTGCCGGGCTCTCAGGCCTCCACTATAATTCCGTATAGGCCCTGGCCCTTCAACCTCAAGCAGGAGGAGAGGAGGCTTCCATGTCAAAAAAAACACAGAGCCTGTTGCTGATCCCGGTTGTCCTCTCTTTGTTGCTGGCTGCCTGCGCGCAGCCGGCCGGACCAGCTCCCACCCAACCGGCCAAGAAAGCTTTCCGGGTCGGCCTGGTGACGGATGTCGGGAAGATCGATGACAAATCCTTCAACCAGGGCACCTGGGAAGGTGTCCAGAAAGCGGTGAAGGAGCTGGGCGCGGAGGCGAAATATATCGAGACCCAGGATCCCAACGACTATATGAAGAATATCGCCCAGTTCGCCGACGCCGGCTTTGATGTGATCGTCACTGTCGGGTTCGCCCTCGGAGAGGCCACCCGCGAGGCAGCCAAGAAGTATCCCAACGTCAAATTCATCGGCGTGGATCAGTTCCAGGAGACTCCCATTCCGAATGTGGCCGGGTTGATCTTCGAGGAAGATAAGGCCGGTTTCATGGCCGGGGCCCTGGCCGCCATGATGAGCAAGACAGGCAAGATCGGCGCCGTGCTGGGCACGGACGCCGTGCCGCCCGTCTGGCGGTTCGGCGAGGGTTACCGAGCTGGTGCCAAGTATGCCCGCCCGAACGTCGAGGTGCTGGTGGTCTATCACAACGACGTGGGGCTGGACAAGACCTTCACCGACCCCGAATGGGGGAAGTCCACCGCCCTCTCCCTGGTGGATAAGGGCGTGGATGTGATCTTCGGGGGGGGCGGCAAGACCGGAAATGGCGCCCTGATCGGCTGCGCGGAGACCAAGAAGTGTCTGGCCATCGGCGTGGACGTCGATCAGTATTACACGGTCCCCGAAGCCAAGAGCGTCCTGCTCACCAGCGCGATGAAGGATCTCACCGAGGGGACCTTCAATCTGATCAAGGCGGCTTACGAAGGGAAGTGGCAGGGCGGAAACGTCATCGGGCCAGTCCGCCTGGCGCCCTTCCATGATCTCGAGAGCCAGGTGCCCCAGGAGGTCCGCCAGAAGCTGGCGGAGATTGAGAAAGGGCTGAAGGACGGCACAATCAAGACCAACGTTCCGCCGGCGAAGCCGCAGTGAGCTGCGGGGCGATCCGCTGGGCCAGGGCATCATCGGGGCGGGAGATCATTTCCCGCCCCGATTTTTATTCGGGCTTGTATCTTCTCCTTGTATGATCATCCGCAGGTGGGCGGCAGCCCGATTTCCCCTCCCCGAAACGGGGAGGGGGTTTCTTAGGCGCCCCCTTCCCTCGTAGGAAAGGGGGCCGGGGGTTAGGTCCGAGGACCTCCTCCCCGGATGGGGGCAGACGCGCTTCCCTCGGGGCTTTGAACCGGTATAATCTCTATGGGTGAGGGGGCGGTTGGCCTCTGGTGAGGCCCCCGGTCTTCAAAACCGGTGTCGGGTCGCGGGACGGCCCGGGGTGGGTTCGATTCCCATCCGCTCCCGTCTGGAGGAGTCGGGATGCCTCACATCCCAGCCCTTCGGACCCCTACCCTGGAGGCTGAAGGCCATGCGCGCTATCCGCAT
The nucleotide sequence above comes from Thermoflexus sp.. Encoded proteins:
- the amrB gene encoding AmmeMemoRadiSam system protein B yields the protein MTRGKMEIREPAVAGAFYPADPEALAEMVDRLLAEAPRYDPEPAALIVPHAGYIYSGHVAAWGFKQLAGRSYDAVVVLGTNHVEPFFHEISVWARGAWRTPLGEIPIDEELAHALLAAGPPLRFVPEVHLEEHSIEVELPFLQRLFPDLRFVPVMIGEPSLENIEALAEALARALAGRRAIVIASSDLSHYPRDEHARQVDLNAIGAILSLDDDLLRHTIAEWMARRIPGLATLMCGEGPVRTAMAYARRTGAVHASLLKYANSSDVPYRRKDHVVGYAAIRFARAPDPPLGEEDRQTLLEIAREAVAHAV
- a CDS encoding DUF503 domain-containing protein; translated protein: MVVGTCMVDLHLPGALSLKDKRSVMKSLIAHLRQAFNVAAAEIDHQDFPQSARLGLATISTDAGHTHAILESAVRWIETNRPDVMVVDWEIAIM
- a CDS encoding lipoate--protein ligase family protein, which encodes MVAGSPVPTVSFPTACWRLLWSPPADGATNMAIDVAIVEAVAEGEAPPTLRFYRWDPPCLSLGRRQPVDEVDLTRCRMDGVEVVRRPTGGRAILHAGELTYSLVFPETDPRAAGGVLETFRRFAEAFVQALRDLGISGVALAPRLDPAARGDGFVCFETPTDYEVTIGGRKIMGSAQWRHRGVVLQHGSLPLEGDPGAIAAYLRNGPDPERLRRRAITLREAAGRPVTFEEAAAAIVAAFRRLLAIEAQPGALTPEERRRIPEWRERLSVLRQAGVRSAELF
- a CDS encoding type II toxin-antitoxin system HicB family antitoxin yields the protein MFSALVEAAMERARYRQLEDGTYYGEIEVYPEVYATGRTLEECRQELEEILIEWLQDRLSRP
- a CDS encoding DUF1028 domain-containing protein; the encoded protein is MRACATFSIVAFDPARQEWGVAVASKFLAAGAVVPWARAGAGAVATQSYANTRFGPEGLARMAQGLSAEETLAALLAEDPEREKRQVGLVDRQGRAAAFTGSECLPWAGHRIGEGFCCQGNLLVDERTLEAMAEAFVNASGELADRLVAALLAGDRAGGDRRGRQSAAILVVREGGGYGGFNDRYMDLRVDDDPDPVVKLRDLVELHHLYFGTPRPEDLLPIDEALAREIQRLLRHTGHYSGEITGVYDEATRRALETLFGIENLEERWQPGDRIDRVAWEFLRRRFGMG
- a CDS encoding (Fe-S)-binding protein yields the protein MSERVQRALAVFERSLDRRLLTALEVCARCGICAESCHVFAAEPDFRHAPAAKAEAVRRFYRRLHDPIGRWFPWWVGAKDLTEADLEELAEIAFGACTLCRRCTMNCPMGVDTALIMRAARAMLTAAGKAPEMLMQLADAAIAREENLEFFREFYIDQIRDLERELQEQTGDPDARIPVEKAGAEILYVALSGAHTILPAAILFHAVGANWTLSMFEAANYGYFLADIQRARAIAQRIVNEARRLGVKEIILAECGHAYTVLRWEAPNWFEDFPFRVRSIIEAAAEWIQQGRLPLDPSANPEPVTYHDSCNLGRNGGLLEEPRIILRAVVQDFREMTPNRAENFCCGGGAGLVAVPEWYEKRMRAGRRKVEQIRQTGARVVVASCDNCRLQLGDLSEYYGLGVRVSGLMDLVVNAYLAAHRRHVPAPVAPVRVPAGEPF
- a CDS encoding sulfurtransferase TusA family protein; translation: MEVKADLTLDLKGLLCPMPVVKINQAIKNVPIGGIIEAYATDPGVMADIPAWCRSTGNELVTMEKQDKVIRFVVRRLK
- a CDS encoding DsrE/DsrF/DrsH-like family protein is translated as MALEQVAEAAAMHSEREVPNRLSMVVFSGDMDRLMAAFIIATGAAASGMDVTMFFTFWGLQAIKKQTPTGRSLFGRMLGVFLKDINGVGPSKMNFGGLGRWMFKKMMKAHNVTSLPELRQLAAELGVRMLACQMSMEVMEIRREDLIDEVQDVVGVATFLEEASRSKITLFI
- a CDS encoding metalloregulator ArsR/SmtB family transcription factor, encoding MERPTRQEIHQLHAEICAGLADPTRILILYELADGPQTGTALARALGLPQSTVARHLRVLASKGLVIPTRRGGMVEYALADHRVIQALDLMRAVLMDRIHLYQRMAG
- a CDS encoding BMP family ABC transporter substrate-binding protein; amino-acid sequence: MSKKTQSLLLIPVVLSLLLAACAQPAGPAPTQPAKKAFRVGLVTDVGKIDDKSFNQGTWEGVQKAVKELGAEAKYIETQDPNDYMKNIAQFADAGFDVIVTVGFALGEATREAAKKYPNVKFIGVDQFQETPIPNVAGLIFEEDKAGFMAGALAAMMSKTGKIGAVLGTDAVPPVWRFGEGYRAGAKYARPNVEVLVVYHNDVGLDKTFTDPEWGKSTALSLVDKGVDVIFGGGGKTGNGALIGCAETKKCLAIGVDVDQYYTVPEAKSVLLTSAMKDLTEGTFNLIKAAYEGKWQGGNVIGPVRLAPFHDLESQVPQEVRQKLAEIEKGLKDGTIKTNVPPAKPQ